In one window of Cytophagia bacterium CHB2 DNA:
- a CDS encoding non-heme iron oxygenase ferredoxin subunit → MPDFITVCKEADLPAGTARKVQLAGKDIAIYNIAGKFYATQQECLHRQGPLDEGELENTTVTCPWHGWQYDVTTGESLFNRAQKLQTYAVKVEGGEIKVAV, encoded by the coding sequence ATGCCCGATTTCATCACCGTTTGCAAAGAAGCGGATCTCCCCGCCGGCACGGCCAGGAAAGTGCAGCTCGCAGGCAAGGACATCGCGATTTACAACATCGCAGGTAAATTCTACGCGACGCAGCAGGAATGTCTTCATCGCCAAGGCCCGCTTGATGAAGGAGAATTGGAAAACACCACTGTTACCTGCCCTTGGCACGGTTGGCAATATGATGTCACCACCGGCGAAAGTCTATTCAATCGCGCGCAAAAGCTGCAAACCTATGCCGTCAAAGTCGAAGGCGGCG
- a CDS encoding YgiT-type zinc finger protein, translating to MRGQLIVIENVPAGVCPQCGGKVVTTEVGRRIATLLENPKKNCKRPENFRSRNQLGCRNRSNYRLLTTLCF from the coding sequence ATTCGGGGACAACTTATCGTGATTGAGAACGTGCCCGCTGGAGTTTGTCCGCAATGTGGCGGGAAAGTCGTGACCACAGAAGTCGGGCGTCGCATTGCAACATTGCTGGAAAATCCAAAAAAAAATTGCAAACGCCCCGAGAATTTCCGTTCCCGCAATCAACTGGGATGCAGAAACCGAAGCAACTATCGCTTACTAACAACGCTTTGTTTTTGA